The following coding sequences lie in one Helicobacter sp. MIT 21-1697 genomic window:
- a CDS encoding glycosyltransferase family 2 protein → MSGSEVRLSIIMPTYNREAYIKEALDSILMQESSYPYEIIIADDCSTDKSLEIAQEYQARNPHKIKILTSQSNQKLFKNIVRVYADLKSDYFCVLDPDDFWTDKFKIQKALDFLESHTDFCAYFGNTAYKYEIDEHAQGERPDFYFKHDTPSCEYTFDEFLNGKYLFGHTSSVIYRNVIFQNALPEQLKNVSKESEISYRGDSFRNFIHLQKGKSYYSGELDSVYRIVSSGIWTSLNLQERALIGATFYKDMYLYWDKAYLQMLLFSRRAYREYSPLELIIGGGGSSPLEQRVVQCKCLEQLYQEHKEQLQSLAFAKVKWKYRIYFALYKFLYKKLHKKGLVNHQNFV, encoded by the coding sequence ATGTCTGGGAGTGAAGTGAGACTAAGCATTATTATGCCAACTTATAATAGGGAGGCGTATATCAAGGAAGCGTTAGATTCTATTCTTATGCAAGAGAGCAGCTATCCTTATGAGATTATCATCGCTGATGATTGCTCAACTGATAAGAGCCTAGAGATAGCCCAAGAGTATCAAGCGCGTAATCCTCACAAGATTAAGATTCTCACTTCACAAAGTAATCAAAAGCTTTTTAAAAATATTGTGCGTGTGTATGCGGATTTGAAAAGTGATTATTTTTGTGTGCTAGACCCTGATGATTTTTGGACAGATAAGTTTAAGATTCAAAAGGCATTAGATTTTTTAGAATCCCACACAGATTTTTGCGCGTATTTTGGCAATACTGCCTATAAGTATGAGATTGATGAACACGCACAAGGTGAGCGTCCAGATTTTTATTTTAAACACGATACCCCATCTTGTGAATACACTTTTGATGAGTTTTTAAATGGCAAATATCTGTTTGGGCATACCTCCAGCGTGATTTATAGAAATGTGATTTTTCAAAATGCCCTGCCAGAGCAGCTCAAAAATGTAAGCAAAGAGAGTGAAATCTCTTATCGGGGCGATAGTTTTCGTAATTTTATCCATTTGCAAAAGGGCAAATCCTATTATAGCGGGGAGTTAGATTCTGTCTATCGCATAGTCTCTAGCGGGATTTGGACTTCTTTGAATCTGCAAGAGCGCGCACTCATCGGAGCAACATTTTATAAAGATATGTATTTGTATTGGGATAAGGCATATTTACAAATGCTTCTTTTCTCTCGTAGGGCTTATAGGGAGTATAGTCCGCTTGAATTAATTATCGGGGGGGGGGGCAGCTCGCCGCTTGAACAAAGAGTGGTACAATGCAAGTGCCTAGAACAACTCTACCAAGAGCACAAAGAACAACTGCAATCTCTCGCATTTGCAAAAGTTAAATGGAAATATAGAATCTACTTTGCCCTCTATAAGTTTCTCTATAAAAAGCTGCATAAAAAGGGCTTAGTAAATCATCAAAATTTTGTATAA
- a CDS encoding class I SAM-dependent methyltransferase — protein sequence MLIVSLTSYPLRIPTLHYTLFSLLTQTHQPHKIVLWLSVEEFPNKEQDLPQSVLRFMPHGVEIQWCEDNIKSYKKLIPSLQLYPEAIIVTCDDDAMYPKDWLAKLYAAYVENPQYIHCHRAHRVSFDEQGRLLPYMQWESCIAHTQTSPSFLIFFTGLGGVLYPPHCLHKDVLEQQQFLRFAPHQDDIWFWAMALLKETKINVVEENYTEFVSYVDFKKCGALWIENAKGGINDKVLQNILESYPALRQKMKFDSSEYWENRYKDFNATHNTLRGGGGYNIGASGAGSYNNLAAFKAKVLNEFVKEEQVQSVLEFGCGDGNQLSLAQYPRYIGLDVSKSALTHTSAKFSADSTKAFYLVDEFLATHPDFSAELTLSLDVIYHLIQDEVFDEYMKNLFAHSRKFVGIYSSNKDEFLAFHVKHRKFSAWIEANAKEWELYKFIPNTYPFDEKNPNHTSFADFYFYKKQR from the coding sequence GTGCTCATAGTTTCTCTCACTTCGTATCCTCTTAGAATCCCAACTCTGCACTACACACTTTTTTCACTTTTGACGCAAACGCACCAGCCGCACAAAATCGTGCTTTGGCTCTCTGTGGAGGAATTTCCAAACAAAGAGCAGGATTTGCCCCAAAGCGTGTTGAGATTTATGCCTCACGGCGTGGAGATACAATGGTGCGAAGATAATATCAAATCCTACAAAAAGCTCATTCCGAGCTTACAGCTTTACCCCGAGGCGATTATCGTAACTTGTGATGATGATGCGATGTATCCTAAGGATTGGTTAGCTAAGCTTTATGCTGCCTATGTGGAGAATCCCCAATATATCCATTGCCACCGCGCGCATAGAGTGTCTTTTGATGAGCAAGGCAGATTGTTACCTTATATGCAATGGGAATCTTGTATTGCTCATACGCAAACTTCACCTTCGTTTTTAATTTTCTTTACGGGACTTGGTGGGGTTTTGTATCCGCCGCATTGTTTGCATAAAGATGTTTTAGAGCAACAGCAGTTTTTGCGCTTCGCCCCCCACCAAGATGATATTTGGTTTTGGGCTATGGCATTGCTTAAGGAGACAAAAATCAATGTTGTGGAAGAAAACTATACAGAATTTGTGAGCTATGTGGATTTTAAAAAATGTGGAGCATTATGGATAGAAAATGCCAAAGGTGGAATCAATGATAAAGTCTTGCAAAATATCTTAGAATCTTACCCTGCACTTAGACAAAAGATGAAATTTGATTCTAGTGAATATTGGGAAAATCGCTATAAGGATTTCAATGCAACCCATAATACTCTTCGGGGGGGGGGGGGGTATAATATAGGTGCTTCTGGAGCAGGAAGTTATAATAATCTCGCAGCTTTTAAGGCGAAGGTGTTGAATGAATTTGTCAAGGAGGAGCAAGTGCAAAGTGTATTAGAGTTTGGCTGTGGCGATGGGAATCAGCTCTCACTAGCGCAGTATCCGCGCTATATCGGGCTTGATGTGAGTAAGAGCGCATTAACGCATACAAGCGCAAAATTTAGCGCAGATAGTACAAAAGCATTTTATTTGGTTGATGAATTTTTAGCTACTCACCCCGATTTTAGCGCGGAGCTTACTTTATCTTTAGATGTGATTTATCATCTCATTCAAGATGAAGTCTTTGATGAATATATGAAGAATCTTTTTGCACACTCTCGCAAATTTGTAGGCATTTATTCCTCAAACAAAGATGAGTTTCTTGCCTTTCACGTCAAACATAGAAAATTCAGTGCGTGGATAGAGGCAAATGCTAAGGAGTGGGAGTTGTATAAGTTTATCCCTAACACATATCCATTTGATGAGAAAAATCCCAATCACACTTCGTTTGCGGATTTTTATTTTTATAAAAAGCAGCGATGA